From the genome of Candidatus Electrothrix communis, one region includes:
- a CDS encoding biotin/lipoyl-containing protein → MTRITQDMETAAVLKALREADGYYITNTARDMSQSDYKNRILLHTDLMAAKAREAAGYFSLEITGGASVHVDILRKQVDPFLKLELLREAMPNTMFQTLCRGVNLFGYRPYPQNVIRFTVREFAKYVDVWRTFDFMNHIPNMQAVFEEVAKAGKINEPCICFSTGPEHTNEYYVKKVQDILDVTGEDITLCIKNHGGLGTPRRIGELVDAVKQAYPDIIIHYHGHNTDGNDVGRIVEAVMNGAKIVDASDHAFTGFYGPPPILTVIQTLKDLGKTAVGIDEEAVIASSDIIKDERQHYAQFESQIKGFQPTVQIHKLPGGAMGSSLEQAVKGGFLDKMPDILHKELPKVQKELGNYWSVTPGSQILWTTAVSNVLDGRYEAPSGDLKNLLLGKYGPFPFYQPDEWIFEKVFGPDWKTILEEEGGIDDIEDMDIEQERTTLADRLGCEPTEQQLVTYLQHPNDAVNFFKFEEKFGKSYVLPPSIFLRQGGFDLGESITFKDHSGKEHMLEVGPVQKNEGGETNVYLNVDHHERVYVFEPEAVEGTQAVATLSKEEIAELASVGDIRAPFAGNVSGINVKEGQEIAEGEQIMVLEAMKMQTPVVSEIAGTVKTISVKVGAALKVGDKLLKVEVNEE, encoded by the coding sequence ATGACACGAATTACCCAGGATATGGAGACAGCAGCAGTGCTCAAGGCATTGCGTGAGGCTGATGGCTATTATATCACCAATACGGCCCGGGACATGTCCCAGTCCGATTATAAAAACCGCATCTTGCTGCATACCGACTTGATGGCTGCCAAAGCCAGAGAGGCAGCCGGATATTTTTCATTGGAGATCACCGGTGGTGCCTCGGTGCATGTGGATATTCTCCGCAAGCAGGTAGACCCCTTTCTCAAGCTGGAACTGTTGCGCGAAGCCATGCCCAACACCATGTTCCAGACCCTCTGTCGGGGTGTGAACCTGTTCGGCTACCGTCCGTACCCGCAGAATGTGATCCGCTTTACGGTTCGGGAGTTTGCCAAGTACGTTGATGTTTGGCGGACCTTTGATTTCATGAACCATATTCCGAACATGCAGGCCGTGTTTGAAGAGGTGGCCAAGGCAGGCAAGATCAATGAGCCCTGCATTTGCTTCTCCACCGGACCGGAGCATACCAATGAATACTATGTCAAAAAGGTCCAGGATATCCTGGACGTTACTGGCGAGGATATCACCCTCTGCATCAAGAACCACGGTGGCTTAGGTACCCCGCGTCGTATCGGTGAGCTGGTGGATGCGGTCAAGCAGGCCTACCCAGATATCATCATCCATTACCACGGTCATAATACCGATGGCAATGACGTGGGCCGCATTGTTGAAGCGGTCATGAACGGAGCCAAGATTGTTGATGCCTCTGATCACGCCTTTACCGGCTTCTACGGACCTCCGCCCATCCTGACCGTTATCCAAACTCTGAAGGATCTGGGCAAGACCGCTGTAGGCATTGATGAAGAGGCGGTGATCGCCTCTTCTGATATTATCAAGGACGAGCGCCAGCATTATGCCCAGTTTGAATCCCAGATCAAGGGCTTCCAGCCCACGGTTCAGATCCATAAATTGCCTGGCGGAGCTATGGGCTCCAGCTTGGAGCAGGCTGTTAAAGGCGGTTTCCTGGATAAGATGCCGGACATCCTGCATAAGGAATTGCCCAAGGTCCAGAAGGAATTGGGTAATTACTGGAGTGTGACCCCTGGTTCTCAGATCCTCTGGACAACAGCTGTTTCCAATGTCCTGGACGGTCGCTATGAAGCACCGTCTGGAGATCTGAAAAATCTCCTCCTGGGCAAGTACGGTCCTTTTCCCTTTTACCAGCCAGATGAATGGATTTTTGAAAAGGTCTTTGGACCGGACTGGAAGACCATCCTTGAGGAAGAAGGCGGCATTGATGATATCGAAGACATGGATATCGAGCAGGAGCGTACCACCTTGGCTGATCGCTTGGGTTGTGAACCCACAGAACAACAGCTGGTCACCTATCTCCAGCATCCCAATGATGCGGTCAACTTCTTTAAGTTTGAAGAAAAATTTGGCAAATCCTATGTTCTGCCCCCGTCCATCTTCCTCCGCCAAGGCGGCTTTGATTTGGGTGAGAGTATCACCTTCAAGGATCACTCGGGCAAGGAACATATGTTGGAGGTCGGCCCTGTTCAGAAGAACGAGGGTGGCGAGACCAATGTTTACCTGAACGTGGATCACCATGAGCGGGTTTATGTCTTTGAGCCGGAAGCGGTGGAAGGCACCCAGGCAGTGGCGACTTTATCGAAAGAAGAAATTGCTGAGCTGGCCAGTGTCGGCGATATTCGGGCACCTTTTGCTGGCAACGTCAGTGGGATTAATGTAAAGGAAGGGCAGGAGATTGCTGAAGGCGAGCAGATCATGGTTCTCGAAGCCATGAAGATGCAGACCCCGGTTGTTTCAGAAATTGCCGGTACGGTGAAGACGATCAGCGTCAAGGTGGGCGCGGCTCTCAAGGTCGGTGATAAGCTCTTGAAGGTTGAGGTTAACGAAGAATAG
- a CDS encoding PDDEXK nuclease domain-containing protein: protein MGSNNSEIMSRKDVQVPLSPDVDGLIVDLRQLIDEARSAVAVTVNAGLTFLYWRVGARINKEILNQSRAEYGKQIVATVSQQLTEHYGKGFTYSALTRMVKFSSVFPDKEIVATLSQQLSWSHFRELLSQEKPLQREFYAEMCRVEKWSVRTLRQKIDGMLYERTALSKKPDELIQHELRQLREEDCLTPDLVFRDPYFLDFLGLKDRYLEKDLEDAILRELEQFLLELGSGFAFMARQKRIQLDNDDYYIDLLFYHRGLNRLIAIDLKLGDFKAEYKGQMELYLRWLNKYERRPQENEPLGIILCAGKKQELVELLELGQSGIHVAEYLTELPARELLEQKLHSVIVSAKERMSILPEQVGVEDKDD from the coding sequence ATGGGGAGTAACAATTCAGAAATAATGAGCAGAAAGGATGTTCAGGTACCCCTGTCTCCGGATGTTGATGGGCTTATAGTTGATTTGCGGCAATTGATAGATGAAGCCCGCTCAGCAGTTGCCGTTACTGTTAATGCCGGGTTGACCTTTTTGTACTGGCGGGTCGGTGCGCGAATAAATAAAGAAATACTTAATCAAAGCAGGGCAGAATACGGGAAACAAATTGTTGCCACAGTGTCGCAACAATTGACAGAGCATTATGGAAAGGGGTTCACTTATTCCGCTCTGACACGAATGGTGAAGTTTTCCTCTGTTTTTCCAGATAAAGAAATTGTTGCCACACTGTCGCAACAATTGAGCTGGTCACATTTTCGAGAGTTGCTTTCCCAGGAGAAGCCGTTACAACGAGAATTTTACGCTGAAATGTGCCGCGTAGAAAAATGGAGCGTTCGTACGCTGCGGCAGAAGATTGACGGGATGCTCTACGAGCGTACAGCACTGTCAAAAAAACCTGACGAGTTGATTCAGCACGAACTCCGCCAGCTACGCGAGGAAGACTGCCTCACTCCTGATCTGGTTTTTCGTGACCCGTATTTTCTCGATTTCCTTGGGCTGAAAGATCGCTATCTGGAAAAGGACCTGGAAGACGCCATCCTGCGGGAACTTGAACAGTTTTTGCTGGAGCTGGGCAGTGGCTTTGCTTTTATGGCTCGGCAAAAACGCATTCAGCTGGACAACGACGATTATTATATTGATCTGCTCTTTTATCATCGTGGCCTCAATCGGCTGATTGCCATTGATCTCAAATTGGGTGATTTCAAAGCGGAGTACAAGGGACAGATGGAGTTGTATCTCCGCTGGCTGAATAAATACGAACGCCGTCCTCAGGAGAATGAGCCTTTGGGGATCATTCTTTGTGCTGGGAAAAAGCAGGAGCTTGTCGAGCTGTTGGAGCTGGGGCAATCTGGAATTCATGTTGCTGAATACCTGACCGAGCTGCCAGCCCGTGAGCTTTTGGAGCAGAAGCTGCACAGTGTGATTGTATCGGCAAAGGAGCGGATGAGTATCTTGCCTGAGCAGGTAGGTGTTGAGGATAAGGATGATTAA
- a CDS encoding restriction endonuclease subunit S, protein MGGEWPERVLSDLISVKHGWAFKGSFFDEAAEKGPIVVAIGNFNYSGGFRFDSTKIKRYTSDYPADYELIPGEILLAMTCQTAGGEILGIPGKVPDDGNTYLHNQRLGKVIVESEGVDDGYLYWLFLSKGFNHHLYCTATGTKILHTAPERILSYRFFLPSLPEQKTIAHILDSLDDKIQLNRQMNATLEAMAQALFKSWFVDFDPVIDKALAVGNPIPEPLRKRAEARRSLGDKRKPLPADVAQHFSDRFVFNEKVGWMPEGWKVTTIGKVSRCFDRKRIPLSKEQREEKRPGNIPYYGATSVMDYINEWIFNDIYLLVGEDGSVIKEDGTPFIQYIWGKTWVNNHAHVLQGIADVATEHLMLFMRYQNVSAYVTGAVQQKINQKNLNSIPFLKASDSLNQKFADMIAPYYPKIRHHFEETANLVNLRDTLLPKLLSGQLRIPDAEKLIGETAQPPR, encoded by the coding sequence ATGGGGGGTGAGTGGCCAGAAAGAGTTCTTAGTGATCTGATTTCAGTGAAACATGGTTGGGCTTTCAAAGGAAGTTTTTTTGATGAAGCAGCCGAAAAGGGACCCATTGTCGTAGCAATTGGCAACTTCAATTATTCAGGAGGATTTCGGTTCGATTCGACTAAGATCAAAAGGTATACTTCAGATTATCCAGCTGACTATGAACTTATTCCTGGTGAAATTCTTCTGGCAATGACCTGTCAGACAGCTGGCGGAGAGATTTTGGGAATACCTGGAAAGGTTCCTGACGATGGAAATACATATCTTCACAATCAACGATTGGGGAAAGTGATCGTTGAATCAGAAGGTGTCGATGATGGGTATCTATACTGGCTCTTTTTGTCCAAAGGGTTCAATCATCATCTGTATTGCACGGCAACAGGCACCAAGATACTCCATACGGCTCCTGAAAGAATTTTGAGTTACAGATTTTTTCTTCCTTCCCTTCCCGAACAAAAAACCATAGCCCACATCCTCGACAGCCTTGACGACAAAATCCAGCTCAACCGCCAGATGAACGCCACCCTAGAAGCAATGGCACAGGCCCTGTTCAAGAGCTGGTTTGTTGATTTTGACCCGGTCATCGACAAGGCCTTGGCCGTAGGTAATCCCATCCCCGAACCGTTGCGCAAAAGGGCTGAGGCCCGCCGATCCTTGGGCGATAAGCGCAAGCCGCTGCCCGCTGACGTTGCTCAGCATTTTTCTGATCGTTTTGTTTTCAACGAGAAGGTGGGTTGGATGCCGGAGGGGTGGAAGGTGACAACTATAGGAAAAGTGTCTCGATGTTTTGATCGAAAAAGGATTCCTCTTTCTAAAGAGCAGCGTGAAGAGAAGAGACCGGGGAATATTCCTTATTATGGGGCGACTTCAGTTATGGATTACATAAATGAATGGATCTTTAATGATATCTACTTGCTTGTCGGAGAGGATGGATCGGTAATAAAAGAAGACGGCACGCCTTTTATTCAGTACATATGGGGAAAAACTTGGGTCAATAATCATGCACACGTTTTACAGGGAATTGCTGATGTTGCAACCGAACATTTGATGCTTTTTATGAGGTATCAAAATGTGAGTGCATATGTGACAGGTGCCGTACAACAGAAGATAAATCAAAAAAACTTGAACAGCATTCCTTTCTTGAAGGCATCTGACTCTCTTAATCAAAAATTTGCTGATATGATTGCTCCGTATTACCCAAAGATTCGACATCATTTTGAGGAGACAGCTAACCTCGTTAACCTCCGCGACACCCTCCTCCCCAAACTCCTCTCCGG
- a CDS encoding acetyl-CoA carboxylase biotin carboxylase subunit translates to MKTKILVANRGEIAIRIIRAIQELNYEAVAIYETPDKDSKHIRIADEAIWLGDGPRCDYLDIDKVINATIKSGAVAIHPGYGFLAENADFARACEDAGIIFIGPSSDAIDKLGNKVMARTIMAEAGIPMVPGTQNLKAGEEGLEEAREFGRKYGYPIMLKATSGGGGRGIRRVETEKELGEQYEIARAESQAAFNDDSVYLEKVVVNPKHIEVQIIADSTGHTVHLGTRDCSIQRRNQKLVEIAPAFQLTPEQQEDISQTAVQAAKAANYFNAGTVEFLFDNDGSYYFMEINTRLQVEHTVSEMITGIDIVRTQIKLALGKELLFNQEDVQLRGHAVELRINAEDPKNNFMPEGGKTVRVYRSPGGYGVRLDGFCYQGFTIPQVYDSLLVKLTVFGWSWHETVDRLRRCLKNFVISGPKTTIPFFLNLLDEPDFQEGHFDTSFLDTHDNLLNYEEDASEVNKLARLIAEIHQKGENTYAA, encoded by the coding sequence GTGAAAACAAAAATACTTGTTGCTAACCGGGGGGAAATAGCTATACGGATTATCCGAGCTATCCAGGAATTAAATTACGAAGCTGTAGCTATTTATGAAACGCCTGATAAGGATTCTAAACATATACGAATAGCCGATGAAGCGATCTGGCTCGGCGACGGCCCCCGCTGTGATTATCTCGATATTGATAAAGTTATTAATGCGACCATTAAGAGCGGTGCAGTGGCAATTCATCCTGGCTACGGTTTTCTGGCCGAGAATGCTGATTTTGCCAGGGCCTGCGAAGATGCGGGTATTATCTTTATAGGCCCCTCTTCGGATGCGATTGATAAATTGGGCAATAAGGTTATGGCACGGACAATCATGGCTGAAGCTGGGATCCCTATGGTGCCGGGTACGCAGAACCTGAAAGCCGGTGAAGAAGGGCTGGAAGAGGCTAGGGAGTTCGGCAGGAAGTACGGTTACCCAATTATGCTCAAGGCAACCTCCGGTGGCGGTGGTCGCGGCATCCGACGGGTCGAGACGGAGAAAGAGCTGGGAGAACAGTACGAAATCGCCCGTGCCGAGTCCCAGGCTGCTTTTAACGACGATTCCGTGTACCTGGAAAAGGTTGTGGTCAATCCCAAGCATATTGAAGTCCAGATTATTGCCGACAGCACCGGTCATACGGTCCATCTCGGAACCCGTGACTGTTCTATTCAGCGCCGCAACCAGAAGCTCGTCGAGATTGCTCCGGCTTTCCAGCTGACCCCAGAGCAGCAGGAAGACATCAGCCAGACCGCTGTGCAGGCTGCCAAGGCTGCCAATTACTTCAATGCAGGCACGGTGGAATTCCTCTTTGACAACGACGGCAGTTATTACTTCATGGAGATCAATACCCGTCTCCAAGTGGAGCACACCGTCTCTGAGATGATCACCGGTATTGATATTGTCCGGACCCAGATTAAGCTGGCCCTGGGTAAAGAGCTGCTCTTCAATCAAGAGGATGTCCAGCTGCGCGGGCATGCGGTGGAGTTGCGGATCAATGCTGAAGACCCCAAGAACAACTTCATGCCCGAAGGCGGAAAAACGGTTCGGGTCTATCGTTCACCGGGCGGCTACGGTGTTCGTTTGGACGGCTTCTGCTACCAGGGTTTCACCATTCCCCAAGTCTATGATTCCTTGCTGGTCAAGCTGACCGTGTTCGGTTGGTCCTGGCACGAGACCGTGGATCGGCTCAGACGTTGTCTGAAAAACTTTGTTATCAGCGGTCCGAAGACGACTATTCCTTTCTTTCTCAATCTGCTTGACGAGCCTGATTTTCAAGAAGGCCATTTTGATACTTCGTTTCTTGACACCCATGATAATCTCTTGAATTACGAAGAGGATGCCAGTGAAGTGAATAAGCTGGCTCGTCTGATCGCCGAGATTCATCAAAAAGGTGAAAATACCTACGCGGCGTAA
- a CDS encoding class I SAM-dependent DNA methyltransferase translates to MSSKAAPKKSVKKSPSKAPAKKQKSFEQTLWDTADKLRGSVESSEYKHVILSLIFLKFVSDKFEERKAELIAEGQGDYQDMVEFYTMKNIFYLPEESRWSFLQQQAKQDDIAVRIDTALHAVEKKNKALRGALPDNYFTRLGLEASKLAALIDSINNIDTVADQEEDVVGRVYEYFLGKFAATEGKGGGEFYTPKCVVNLLAEMIEPYRGKIYDPCCGSGGMFVQSLKFIDSHQGNRKDVSIYGQELTATTYKLAKMNLAIRGIAANLGEVSADTFFKDQHPDLKADFIMANPPFNLKAWRSGEELVDDPRWAGYEVPPAGNANYGWILHMIAKLSDQGVAGFVLANGSMSTNTKGEGSIRQAIIANDLVDCMIALPGQLFYTTQIPVCLWFLTKNKGPQTVAGHSTSNHRERQGETLFIDARNMGSMVDRTHKELTSEDIAEVVGVYHAWRGETPLPSGVGEGGKEYQDVAGFCKAATLEEIAANDYVLTPGRYVGAAEIEDDGIPFEEKMGELSKALYGQMAEAGALDGVIRGNLEVLGYGE, encoded by the coding sequence ATGTCCAGCAAAGCAGCGCCCAAAAAATCGGTTAAAAAATCCCCCTCAAAAGCACCCGCCAAAAAACAGAAATCCTTTGAGCAAACCCTCTGGGATACCGCTGATAAACTCCGGGGCAGTGTCGAGTCGTCGGAGTACAAGCATGTGATCCTGAGCCTCATCTTCCTGAAGTTTGTCAGTGATAAATTTGAGGAGCGCAAGGCTGAACTGATTGCCGAAGGGCAGGGCGATTACCAGGACATGGTGGAGTTCTACACCATGAAGAATATCTTCTACCTGCCCGAGGAATCGCGCTGGTCCTTTCTCCAGCAACAGGCCAAGCAGGATGATATCGCGGTCAGAATCGACACGGCCCTGCATGCGGTGGAAAAGAAGAATAAGGCCCTGCGGGGTGCCTTGCCGGATAATTATTTTACCCGCCTGGGCCTGGAGGCCAGCAAGTTAGCGGCCCTGATCGACTCCATCAATAATATCGATACGGTGGCGGATCAGGAAGAGGACGTGGTCGGGCGGGTTTACGAGTATTTCCTGGGCAAATTTGCCGCCACCGAGGGCAAGGGCGGGGGCGAGTTTTACACCCCGAAATGCGTGGTCAACCTGCTCGCCGAGATGATCGAACCCTATCGGGGCAAAATCTATGATCCCTGCTGCGGCTCAGGCGGCATGTTTGTCCAGTCGCTCAAGTTCATTGATAGCCACCAGGGCAACCGCAAGGATGTCTCTATCTACGGGCAGGAGCTGACCGCCACCACCTATAAGCTGGCCAAGATGAATCTGGCCATTCGTGGTATTGCGGCCAACCTGGGCGAGGTATCTGCGGACACCTTTTTCAAGGATCAGCACCCGGATCTCAAGGCCGATTTTATCATGGCCAATCCACCCTTTAACCTCAAGGCCTGGCGCAGCGGGGAAGAACTGGTTGACGATCCCCGCTGGGCAGGCTATGAAGTGCCGCCTGCTGGCAATGCCAACTATGGCTGGATCTTGCACATGATCGCCAAGCTCTCAGATCAGGGCGTGGCTGGTTTTGTGTTGGCCAATGGCTCCATGTCCACCAATACCAAGGGGGAAGGGAGCATCCGGCAAGCGATTATTGCCAATGATCTGGTGGATTGCATGATTGCCCTGCCGGGCCAGCTCTTCTACACCACCCAGATTCCGGTCTGCCTCTGGTTTCTGACCAAGAATAAGGGGCCGCAGACCGTTGCGGGCCATAGCACGAGCAATCATCGCGAGCGACAAGGCGAGACCCTGTTTATCGATGCCCGCAATATGGGGAGCATGGTGGATCGCACCCATAAGGAGCTGACTTCCGAGGATATTGCTGAGGTCGTGGGTGTGTATCATGCTTGGCGTGGGGAGACTCCGCTCCCTTCAGGGGTTGGAGAAGGCGGGAAGGAGTATCAGGATGTTGCTGGCTTCTGCAAGGCAGCAACTCTGGAGGAGATCGCGGCCAATGATTATGTGCTCACGCCGGGCCGTTATGTGGGGGCAGCGGAGATTGAGGATGACGGGATTCCCTTTGAGGAGAAGATGGGGGAATTGAGCAAGGCCTTGTATGGGCAGATGGCGGAGGCTGGGGCACTTGATGGGGTGATTCGGGGGAATTTGGAGGTGTTGGGGTATGGGGAGTAA
- a CDS encoding HEAT repeat domain-containing protein yields the protein MQDTTRKYAADPRSSEELLAAHRQEMNAEDDTREAIGVLHFRGGWKEFELGRQLTESEDPEDRVIGADILAQLGWEKRSFHEESVQILINLLNDPDHNVIHYAAISLGHRNDARAIPPLVELALHEDPLVRFGVTFGLSCHDDEQAIAALIQLSRDDDNDVRNWAMFALAAQTDMDGPDIREALAAGLQDPEVEIRGEALIGLARRKDVRVFAELVKEWALHDVSILSIEAAEKLADPDLIPHLMNLQESLDFSGDQYFEDRIQDALEACEQQAGLVFNPSDYDQDAGQESDQEPDRKPDK from the coding sequence ATGCAAGATACAACAAGGAAGTATGCAGCAGACCCGAGAAGTTCAGAGGAATTGCTTGCGGCCCATCGCCAAGAGATGAATGCTGAAGATGATACCCGTGAAGCCATAGGTGTTCTTCATTTTCGAGGGGGATGGAAAGAATTTGAGCTTGGCAGGCAGCTCACAGAGAGTGAGGATCCTGAAGATCGTGTTATTGGCGCGGATATTCTTGCCCAACTGGGTTGGGAGAAGCGATCATTCCATGAGGAATCGGTCCAGATCCTGATCAACCTGCTTAATGATCCTGATCATAATGTCATCCATTATGCGGCAATCAGCTTAGGGCATCGTAATGATGCGCGGGCAATTCCTCCGCTGGTGGAGCTAGCTCTCCATGAAGACCCGCTGGTCCGCTTTGGAGTCACCTTTGGGCTCAGTTGTCATGATGATGAGCAGGCCATTGCGGCCCTGATTCAACTGAGTCGCGACGATGATAACGATGTCCGCAATTGGGCCATGTTTGCTCTTGCCGCTCAGACCGATATGGATGGTCCTGATATCCGCGAGGCCTTGGCCGCAGGCTTGCAGGATCCTGAGGTGGAAATTCGCGGTGAGGCCTTGATTGGTTTAGCCCGGCGAAAAGATGTACGGGTCTTTGCTGAGCTGGTCAAGGAATGGGCATTGCATGATGTCAGCATATTGAGTATTGAGGCGGCTGAGAAACTGGCAGATCCTGATTTGATTCCCCATCTTATGAATCTGCAAGAGAGCCTGGATTTTTCAGGTGACCAGTATTTTGAAGACAGGATACAGGATGCTCTTGAAGCCTGCGAGCAGCAGGCAGGACTTGTCTTCAATCCCAGTGATTACGATCAAGACGCAGGCCAAGAATCGGACCAAGAACCAGACCGAAAACCTGATAAATAA